The DNA window TCGTCCGGGCCCGGCAGGTAGTTGTAATCCGTCGATCTGAGAAAGCCGAAGCCGTCGGGAAGAATTTCAAGTACGCCTTGTCCGAAAATGTGTCCGTTCCTTGCGCTGGTGGATTTGAGAATCTCAAAAATAAGCTCCTGTTTCAGCAGGTTAGCCGAGTTCTCTATCTCCACGGAATTCGCAATGGCAACAAGATCCTCGATCGATTTTTTCTTCAAATCGTTCAGGTTCACTTATTCACCTCATAATTTTATACATAATACTCAGGTTGAAATAATTTGATTTGTAAATTAATAACCCGGATTCAGTGTGATTTTTCCGCTAAGTTAAATAGGGTGAGACATGCCATGAAGGCTGTGTACACCAAACTTTATAGACAGCTTTAACCCGTGTCAAGAGTTTTTTAGGGCAAAAAGCGTCTGCGCGGGCGGTTCATACAGCCCTAAAGCTCCATATCCCGCCCGAAGACGGAGTGGATTATCTCCCTTGCCGTTTCTTCGATTGATTTATTTGTCGTGTCAACAATATGCCACCTTCTGTTTTTGCGGATCAGTTCATAGACGAACTCAACCTCCTCGAAGATCTTGCGCATATCGTTATACTTGCTTTGTGTCTTATAATGCTTAAGCCTTGCCGTGCGCACCTTCTGGAGCACTTCCGGGTCCATGATGAGGCAGACGACCTTGTTAGGGTCAACCTTAAAAACCTCCTCAGGGATAGGCACTTCCGGCACGAGAGGTATATTGACCACCTTAAACCCCTGCTGAGCAAGGAAGAAGGAGGTGGGTGTCTTTGATGTTCTGGAAAGGCCGAGGACTATTATATCCGCCTCATCCAGCCCGGTGACTATTTTACCGTCATCATGGCTGAGGGTGAACTCCACCGCATCGATACGCTTGAAGTACTTCTCATCCACCTTGCGGAGAACACCGGGACTCTCCATTGCCTTTCTTCCGAGGAACTCCTCAAGCTTGTCGATGGGAGGCCCAAGAATATCGTAATGAAGAATACCGTTTTCATGACAGAATTTATGGATAGTTTCTCGGAACTCCTTGATAACAGTTGTGAAAGCCACAAAACCATTATCAACCCGCGCATGCTCCAGAATAGCCTTAAGCTTGTCCAGCTTGTCCACCATGGAATATATGGTGAACTTCACCTGCGGATCCTCAAACTGGAGGAGTGCCGCCTTCATTATATTAAGGGCGCTCTGCCCTGTTCCGTCAGACAGTATGTAAATACGCTTCAATATCAGCTCCGTCCGGCCATGTTCATAAACTCATCTTCTGTCAGAACCTTGACACTGAGTTTTTCCGCCTTTTCCAGCTTGCTTCCGGCCTTTTCACCCGCAATTAAATATGACAGATTTTTGCTCACTCCGCTTGCTATTTTTCCGCCGAGCGATTTTATAAGCTCTTCAAAGTCAGTCCTCGGACGGCTGAGAGTTCCGGTTATCAGGAATGTCTGCCCCTCGAATATTCCGCCTGTTTCCTTCTTTTCCGCCTCGAAGCGGAGTCCGGCATCACGCAGGGAACTGATAAGATTAATATATTTCGGCTGTTTCAGTGCCTCGGTTATATCCTTTGCCACAAGTGCGCCTATGGAGTAAACCGCTGTGAGCTCTTCCTCAGTTGCAGATTTGAGCCTGTCTATGCTGCCGAACTCCTGCGCGAGTATTTCCGCCGTGCGCACACCCACGGAGGGAAGCCCTATGGCAAAAAGCACCTTCTCGAAAGGCTTGTTCCTGCTCTCCTCAACTGCGGCGAGGAGGTTATCCACCGATTTATCCCCAAGACCTTCCATAGTTCTCAGAGAGTTATAATCCATGGTGTAAATATCCGCCGGAGTTTTCAGCATACCCGATTCCATAAGCCTGTCTATGAGAGATTCGCCGAAACCCCGTATATCCATGGCATTACGTGCGACAAAGTGCTTCAGTGCGCCCCTCGCAGTGCCTGTGCACTCAGGGTTGACGCATCTGAACGCCACATCCTCCCGCACAAGCTCATGGTGACAGACAGGGCATTTTTCAGGGAGCGGTATCTCCGTTTCCGCCCCTGTTCTTCTCTCCGCCAATGCGCCCGTCACCTTCGGGATAACGTCACCGCCCTTTTCGAGGCTCACATAATCGCCGATTCTGATCCCCAGCCTCTCCACCTCGTCCATGTTGTGGAGCGTGGCTCTTCCGACTGTGCTTCCGCTGACCTTCACAGGCTCAAGTATGGCAACCGGAGTCACTGTTCCCGTTCGGCCGACCTGAAACTCAACTCCGAGAAGCCTTGTAACGGCTTTTTCCGCCGGATATTTGTATGCTATTGCCCATTTCGGGGCTTTTATGGTCATCCCAAGCCTGTCTCGGAGGCGGTAGTTATCCACCTTAATGACCGCTCCGTCTATCTCGTAGCTGAGGCTTTCCCTTTTTGATCGGATAAATGCCACATGCTCTTTAACCTCTTCCGCTGTTTTACAGAGCTTCACCATGTCATTGATGCGGAAACCGAGTTTTTTCAGGCGCATGAGGTCTTCAAAATGTCCGTCCCCCTGCCCCCTGTCCAGCCCGAAGGCGAACATGCTCAGGTTTCTTTTTGCGCACTCTCTTGAATCCAGAAGCTTAAGGCTCCCCGCAGCGGAATTACGCGGATTTGCAAACAGAGGAAGTCCTTCCTCCTCCCGCTTTTCGTTGAGGTTATTGAAAGATTCCACAGGCATGTAGACCTCGCCCCGGACAATAAGCCTTTGCGCATCTTTTATCTTCAGCGGAACCGCCCTTATGGTTCTGACATTGTGGAGAATATCCTCCCCCACTGCGCCGTCCCCCCTTGTGGCAGCGCTTATCAGTCTGCCGCCTTCGTACACAAGGCTGACGGAAGCACCGTCTATCTTCGGTTCCACAGCAAACTGCGGCTCCTCCAGCGTCTCTTTGTAAACAGTGGCGATAAAGCTGTCCAGCTCCGCATCGCTGTAGGTGTTGTTAAGACTCATCATCCTTACTTCGTGGGTGATGTTCTCAAGCCCCTCCACAGGAGGAGCGCCCACACGTTTCGAGGGCGAATCATCCCGCACAAGCTCAGGATGCTCCGCTTCCATATCAAGAAGCCTTCTGTAAAGCTGATCATATTCAAAATCCGTGATCACCGGAGCGTCATTGACATAGTAATTTGTGTCGTGCTGTTTAATCTCTTCGACAAGCCTGTCGTATTGTTCCTTTATACTTTCCATCTTCTCAGAATACTCCCGTCGGGCAGTTCGTCAGGCAGTTCCATGCTGTAGCGGTAGTTCGGCCTTGTGCCCTCAACAGGCGCGCCCTGCTCATCCGTCAGATTAGTCACCTTATAAGGCAGAACCTCCAGAAAAGGTGTCACAAACTCAAGCTCCTCACCCGCCAGAAACTTATTCTTCGCCAGCATCTCCCCGTTTTCCACCGAACCGAGGAACTCGCTCTCCTGAATATAGTTTGCGTTGGCATAGTTCATTGAACTGCTGTCAGTGTCCCCTTTGTAAAAGCCCGCCGTATAGCTGCGGTGGGTGACGCTTTTCAGCATCCGCACCCATTCCTCTCTGGCTTCGTAGCTGTCAGGATCGGCCATGGCCCAGTCCAGCGCCTGTCTGTATGCGCCTGTAACAAGCGCCACATACATAACGCTTTTCATTCTGCCCTCTATCTTAATGCTCTTAACACCGGCCTTCACAAGCTCACCGATGTATTCTATCAGGCATAAGTCCTTGCTGTTGTAAAAATATGTTCCGCGCTCATCCTCAACCACAGGGAAATATTCGCCCGGTCTTGTCTCCTCCACCAGCGAATACTTCCACCTGCATGGATGTGTGCACATCCCGGCGTTGGCGTCCCTGCCCGTCATGTAATTGCTTATCAGACATCTGCCGGACATGGATATGCACATAGCTCCGTGCACAAAAACCTCTATCTCTGCCTTGGCATTTTTACAGATATACGCTATCTCCTCAGCGGAAAGCTCACGGGCAAGGATAACCCTCTCCGCGCCAAGCTCCGCCCAGAAATCCACAGCGGCAAGGTTCGTCACATTTGACTGCGTACTGATATGCACAGGGGTCTTAAGCTTCATGTCCCTGATAACCTTAAACACACCCGGATCAGACACTATCATAGCATCCGGCCTCACAGACTCAAGGTTGTATAAATACTCCCTCAAACCGTCAAACTCGGCATTACGAAGATAAGCGTTAACAGTGACATAACCCTTCTTACCCTGACTGTGCAGAAAACTCAGAGCCTCACCCAAATCGTCCATGCCGAAATTGCCCGCCTTGGCGCGCAGACCGTAACCCGTCCCGGCGAGATACACCGCATCAGCACCGTAACGGACAGCATATTTTAATTTTTCAAAATTCCCCGCAGGGCTTAAAAGTTCAACTGACATTGTTTTTATTTTTTCCTTTTTTGAGTTACTAAATACTAAAATTTAAAAAATTCGGTTTTTTGGGAAGAGTTTGAGAAACACTTTTTTCCCGTTAAAAAAGGGTTTCTCATTTTTAAGTCACGGGGAAACTTTTTATAAAAAGCTTTCCCCAAACCCCTTCAAAAATTTTTAACTGCTTCGCATGTCTGATTTACTGATTAAAATTTCCGTCCATGGAAATCAGAAATTCACCAACAAAACTCCCGAACCAACGGGCAGCAGCGTTGACGATGCAGGCATATCTGATTTACTGATTAAAATTTCCTTCAGTGGAAATTTTAATACACGCTCGCGCCGTGGTAAACACGGCTTCGCTGCGCACGGCGGGATTTCCGTCCATGGAAATCAGAAATTCACCAAAAGTACGCCCGAACCAACGGGCAGCAGCGTTGATGATGCAGGCATATCATTTTTTATTTCCTCGATGAAGCTGAGGAGTTCGTCGCGGCCTTGGCGGTATTTTCGGGGGACTTCCGCTGTTTCCATTGCGAGCATGCCGAAGAGGAGCACGTCATCGAAAATGACGAGTCCGCCTTTGTTGACTCTGGTTTTAACAGTCTGCCACATCAGCGGGTAGATCCGTTTTACGGAGTCGATGAACACCATATCGTAGTTATCGTTTGTCCGGTTCAGGTATGTAAATGCTGATTCGTTTATGAATTCCACATTTTCCAGTTCGATGCACAGGGTTTTCGCCACAGCAATTCGGTTTGGGTTATGGTCTATGCCGGTTATTTTCGCCTTCGGGCAGCCCTGTTTGATATAGGTTGTGGATGTGCCTATTCCGCTGCCTATTTCGAGTACGGAGGCGGGTTTCAGCACAGATGCCAGCAGGCGGAGCAGCTCCCCTGTTTCCGGTTCCACGGAAGGGACATCGTGTTTTTTGGCATAGTCGTGCATGTCTTCATTTTTCGCCCTTACGGTGGAGCGTATGTATTCGAGAATACCGGGGATTAGTATATCATTTCTCATTTACTGACCGAGATTTACCTTTTCTGGAGTGAGTTTTTCCGTTATCTGGGATGCTTTTTCAGCGTCAATTTTGCCGAGAGCGGCCATTATTTTGCCTGCGTTCATGGGGGGAATCCTGCGGATAAGCTGAACAGCCTTGTCCGTGTCCATCTTCACGAAAATTTCCGCCGCTGATTTCGGTTTGGTGGAGGAGTATATTCTGGCGAGGGCATCTAGGTTTTTATCCTCGCTGGACTGAACCTCGTTCAGCCTTTTGCTTATTGTGTCCTTGATGGCGTTGAGCTCGTTCTCTTTTGCGATAAGCTCTTCCTCAAGGGCTTTCAGGCGTTTTTCCTTATCCGCCAGAGCAGTTTCTTTTTTGTTCAGTTCCTGCTCCTTAGCCTCAAGCCTTGCAGCGAGGCTCTGAATATCCACAATGCTCTGTGCCTGTGCGGTGAGCACAGCGGTTAATACCAAAAGCGCCGTGAGTAACGGTTTATTCATTTCTGCCGCTCCTTGAAACTATGAGTTCATCTATCATCTTCATCTCTTCCTTATCCAGATAGGCGGAGTAGTCCTTGACATGCTTTTCCTTGAGTTTCAGCATAATTTTGTGGTTGTTCATGGCCTGAACTGTTTTCTTTTTCTGCCGCTCCACCACTAAACGGGCATCATGCACCATGCGCTCCATGGTTTTTCTGTGCCCTTCAAGCTTGAGGATGTAAGCATCGTACATGCGCACGAACTGCATCTGTCCGCTTATTTTGGCTTCTTCCTTTTCGGCATGCTTCTGCTTTTCGGTCTCAAGCATATCAGTAAGCTGAGCGGTAAGTGTGCGGAGCCTTGACTCAAACTCCGCCAGCTTGTTCTTCTCCAGTTCAAAGATGCGTTCTCTGTGCTCCAGAACCTTTTCCAGCCTGAATTTGGCGTTCATATCATCCCGCCGTTATTTCATTAAGCTTTGTCCGCGCCTCTTCAAGGGTGAAGTTTTCGTCTATCCCCTGACGGAGGAATTCGTTTATGCGGTTTATCTTCGCTATGGCTTCGTCAATTCTGGGGTTGCTGCCCCTGACATAAGCTCCGATGTTGATTAGGTCTTCCGCCTCGCGGTATGCGCTGAGCAGGTCGCGGAAACGCCCTGCGGAGGCGAAGTCTTCTTTCGTTATTATCTCCTTCATGAGTCTGCTGGCGCTCATGAGGATGTCTATAGCGGGGTAATGGTTGCGGGCTGCGAGCAGCCTGTCCAGCACTATGTGGCCGTCTATTATTGAACGCACTGAATCCGCGATGGGGTCGTTCATGTCGTCCCCTTCCACAAGGACTGTGTAAAGCCCGGTGACAGCCCCTTCGCCTCTCTTTGTGCCTGCTCTTTCCAGAAGTTTGGGCAATAGAGCGAAGACTGAGGGCGTGTACCCTTTTGAGGTGGGCGGCTCACCCACGGTGAGGCCTATTTCCCTCTGCGCCATTGCGAACCTTGTCACAGAGTCCATCATGAACATGACATTTTTGCCCTTTGCCCTGAAATACTCCGCAACGGCAGTGGCAACAAATGCGCCCAGCTTACGCACAAGGGCGGACTGATCACTGGTGGCGACTATTACAACGCTTCTCGCCAGACCCTCAGGCCCCAGATCCCGCTCCACAAACTCGCGTACCTCTCTGCCGCGTTCGCCTATGAGCGCTATCACGTTCACATCCGCCTCGGTATTTCTGGCTATCATGCCGAGAAGAACCGACTTACCAACGCCGGAACCGGCAAATATGCCCACCCTCTGCCCTGAGCCGCAGGTCATGAGTGCGTCTATCGCCTTAACTCCGGTGGAGATTGATTCGCGTATGATTTCCCTTTCCAGCGGCAGCGGCGGAGAGGAGTAGACCTTGACCAGTTCGTAATCCTGTATCGGGCCTTTGCCGTCTATGGGTTCACCGAGGCCGTTAAGAATACGCCCCAGCATATTTTCGGAAACCTTGACGGTGTTTCCCAGTGCAGTGTTGTGCACCCTGCTTCCGGGGGCTATTCCTTCGCTGTCGCCGTAGGGCATCAGAATTATTCTGTTATCATTAAAGCCGATTATTTCAGAGAGAACCGTTCTGCCGTCGCTGCCCTCTATGGCGCATCTGGTTCCGATTCCCAGCAGGGGTCCGTCAGCCTCTATGGTGAGACCGATTATCTTTGTTACCCTGCCGGAGATTACTATCTCTTCTTTAGCGTTTATCTGTCTGAGTCGATTCAAGTTCTTCATAGATCAGCTTCTTAAAATTCTCCAGCATGGTTTCTATAGTGTAGTCCATCTCCCCTATGCTGGTGTCTATCCTGAGTCCGCCCTGAGTTATTGCAGGGTCAGCCACGGAATCATAGTCGGGAAATGCCTGCCTCACCGTATCCAGATCATCGGGGTTTACCCTGAAAACCACACGGCTGAGCTCATGCAGACTGTCAAGGCTCTTTTTAATGACAGAGACGATAAGCCGCCCGTTCACTTTTCTTTCCGCACCGATAAGGGTTTCAAGGAAGTGAGTGAGCATTTCGGGCAGTGCGCTGTCCAGTTCCTTCACAGCGGAAGAAAAGACACCCGCGCGGGATATTACCTCTTTATAAGCGCCCTGAAGCATTTCTATATAGTCGTTTTTCTCTTTATTATACTGCTTTCTGGAGTTTTCCGCCGCCTCAAGCATACCCTTTTTGTAGCCGTCATTGTATGCCCTTTCGTATTCGGCTTTCAGGAGTTCCTGAAGCTTCTCCTCATCCATAACCGGAGGCTCTTCCTTTATCTCCGCTTCTTTGAAAACGGTTTCGGAAAACTCCTTGGGCTCCTCTTTTCCGGGTTCAGGCTTGGCTTCGGGTTCAGGGTCGGGCTTATGATGTTTGTCCAGATAAACAGACGAATCGCCGACTATGCGCGCCTTGCCGAGGTTGACTGCTGTGTCGAAGCTGGCGAAAAGAAACGGGATCTCGCCGCTGACGGCATTAGTATCCTTAAGCTTTTCAAGCGTAAAAACCTTTTCTCCGCGCTCCACATCACCGAAACTGGTGATGTCCATTTCCTTGAGCCCTTTCTGTCTGTTTTTGCCGACGATTTTTCTGGACATAATTCAATCCGGTGGGATTTGTTAAACGTACTGCTCTTCCTCTCCGCCGCCGAGGTTGATAACCCCTTCTTCGTCGAGTTCGCGTACAATGGCGACAATCTCGTGCTGAGCCTTTTCCACTTCCTTGAGCTTGACAGGGCCCATGTAGTCCATCTCTTCGCGCATTGTTTCCACGGCGCGTTTGGACATGTTTCTGAAGAAGCGTTCCTTAGTATCATCATCAGCACCCTTGAGGGCAAGGGTAAGAGCCTTTTTATCAGCTTTCTTAAGGATTTCCTGAATGGCAACATCGTTAAGCTCTCTGATATCCTCGAATACGAACATCATATCGCGTATCGCAGCAACAAGCTCCGGCGCTTCCTTCTCCAGTTTTTCCAGCGTGGCCTTGCTGGTCACTCTGTCCATACGGTTGAATATTTCGGCCACAGACTTAACACCGCCCACTTCAACATTGTATGAGGACAGGGATTCAAACCTTTCCTCAAGCACTCTGGACAGGGTTTTTACAACCGTGGGCGAAATATCCTGAAGGTTCGCTATCCTCAGCGTTATCTCCGCCTTCAGCTCCTCCGGAAGCTGCGCCAGAGACTCCGCGGCATGGCTGGGGTCAAGGTGGGCAAGGATAAGCGCGATTGTCTGCGGGTGTTCGGTCTGTATGAATTTTGCAAGCTGTTTGGGATCGATTTTAGTAAGGAATTCAAAGCCGCTGGACTGCTCCATCATTTTGGTGAGGCGGTCAATAATCTTCCTTGCGCGTTCAGGACCGAGAGACTTGACAAGAACGCTTTTCGCGTATTCAAGACCGCCCTTGGCGATGAACTTTTTAGCAAGCATCATGTTGTAAAATTCTTCTATGGTTTCGTCCATCTCCTCAGGGGGGATGATCTTAGTCATGGCGATCTCTTTTGAGATCTCCTGCACCTCGTCATCATCAAGATGAGCGAAAATAGAGGATGAAATTTCCTCGCCGAGGGCTATAAGCACCGCTGCGGCTTTTCTGATGCCTGAACTGGAAAGACTCATATCAACCTTTCAACATGGATTTTATAATATTTGCCGCGCCTTCGGGGTCCTCTTCGCAGAATTCCTCTATCTTCTTAAGCATTACCTTGGACTTAACGGCGTCAGTATTCATTGGTATGCTTTCGTCAAGCTCCTGTTCAACCTCACGCTCAAGCTCTTCGAGGGTTTTGGGGAATCCGGCGCTGCCTTTCAGGGTTACATCCACAGAATCAAGCGCGGAGGTAACCGTGATTGTGCCGTCGTCGTTGTAGGTGACAGTTTTGTCCAGTTTTTTGAGTATGCGCCTGACCACGGCAAAGTAGAACAGGAGCAGAATAATGACCGCAAGGGCATATTTGGATGCTATGGTTATGAGTTCCACTGTTTTCTCTCTCTGGAGCAGAAGCTGCTCCTGCTGCTGTGCGGAGGTATCAAACGATATGTTGTTGACCTCTACCTGATCGCCCCTTGCCTGATCAAAGCCGACAGCGGTGGCGACAAGTGCGCGGATCGAGTTCAGTTCCTCCTGCGTTCTGGGAACACTTTCGGTTATCTGGTTTCCTGTTGCCTCGTCTTTGCGGAACACATTCTTGTTGTCCACAACAACCGCAACGGAAATCTTCTTGATTGTTCCGAAAGCCTTGATTTCCTTTGTGACTGTTTTGTCTATTTCAAAGTTTGAGCGCTCTTCCGTATGTTCGTATGATGAGTTGGTGTTTCCGCCCAGCACCTGCGGCTCGGCGAGGTTTGACTCAACCCCCGGCACACCCTGCGGGCCTCCGGGAGCATTTGTGCTTATGGTTTCTATGTTTTCGGATGAGCGGATAACAGGCTCGCGCCCGAACTCCTCTTTGCTGGTTTCCCTTTTGGAGAAGTCAATCTCTGCGGTAACTTTGGCAACCGCTCCGGTTTCACCGAGTGTTCTGCTGAGAATGCCGTAGAGCTTGGATTCAAGCTCGCGTTCAATCCTTTTCTGATATTCAAGCTGAGTCTGAGTCATCATCACGGGTGAGTTTTCCTCACCGAGAAAATCGCTCAGGAGTCTTCCTGTGGTGTCCACAACCTGCACATTTTCAGGAATAAGCCCCTTCACGGAGCCGGAGACGAGGGAGCTTATCGCCTTAACCTGCTCGCGGTTGAGTTCAGCCCCTCTTTTGAGCTTAATAACCACTGCGGCCTTGGCGGATTCCTCTTCGGATATGAAAAGCCTGTTTTTGGGAATGGTAAGGTGTATTCTTGCCTCTTCTATTTCGTTAAGGCTGCTGATCGTTCTGGCCAGTTCGCCCTGAAGCGCACGCTGATAGTTTACATCCTGCAGGAATTCGGTCATTCCGTAGGATGACTTGTCGAAAAGCTCAAACCCTGCTCCGCCGCCTTTGGGCAGACCTTCACGGGCGAGTTCCAGCCTCGTGTCATAAACCAGCTCCTGCGGAACTTCCACCGTGCCTCCGCCTTCCTTAAGCCTGTACGGAACATTACCCTCTTTCAGTTTCTGAATAACCAAAGGGGCATCGTCAGAGTTCATATTGGCATAAAGGGTTTTGTAGACGGGTCTGTTTGCCCAGATGATAAGGACACCCAGAGTAACAAGCACCGCTGCTAATGCGGCGCCGATGGAAATTTTCTGAACAAGAGTCAGTTTCTCAAAAATATCTTTAAACTGAGTTACGACGTCTTGAAGTGCCATTTGCCCCTAATACTACACTTGAGTTCTCATAACCTCTTGGTAAGCTTCAACGATTTTATTCTTAACCTCGAGCATGAGTTTGAGGGAAACATCTGCTTTCTGGAGAGCAATCATTGTGGAATGAATGTCCTTCGTTTCGCCGCTGAGCACTTTCTGCACAGCCTCATTGGCCT is part of the Geovibrio ferrireducens genome and encodes:
- the ligA gene encoding NAD-dependent DNA ligase LigA, with product MESIKEQYDRLVEEIKQHDTNYYVNDAPVITDFEYDQLYRRLLDMEAEHPELVRDDSPSKRVGAPPVEGLENITHEVRMMSLNNTYSDAELDSFIATVYKETLEEPQFAVEPKIDGASVSLVYEGGRLISAATRGDGAVGEDILHNVRTIRAVPLKIKDAQRLIVRGEVYMPVESFNNLNEKREEEGLPLFANPRNSAAGSLKLLDSRECAKRNLSMFAFGLDRGQGDGHFEDLMRLKKLGFRINDMVKLCKTAEEVKEHVAFIRSKRESLSYEIDGAVIKVDNYRLRDRLGMTIKAPKWAIAYKYPAEKAVTRLLGVEFQVGRTGTVTPVAILEPVKVSGSTVGRATLHNMDEVERLGIRIGDYVSLEKGGDVIPKVTGALAERRTGAETEIPLPEKCPVCHHELVREDVAFRCVNPECTGTARGALKHFVARNAMDIRGFGESLIDRLMESGMLKTPADIYTMDYNSLRTMEGLGDKSVDNLLAAVEESRNKPFEKVLFAIGLPSVGVRTAEILAQEFGSIDRLKSATEEELTAVYSIGALVAKDITEALKQPKYINLISSLRDAGLRFEAEKKETGGIFEGQTFLITGTLSRPRTDFEELIKSLGGKIASGVSKNLSYLIAGEKAGSKLEKAEKLSVKVLTEDEFMNMAGRS
- a CDS encoding FliH/SctL family protein; protein product: MSRKIVGKNRQKGLKEMDITSFGDVERGEKVFTLEKLKDTNAVSGEIPFLFASFDTAVNLGKARIVGDSSVYLDKHHKPDPEPEAKPEPGKEEPKEFSETVFKEAEIKEEPPVMDEEKLQELLKAEYERAYNDGYKKGMLEAAENSRKQYNKEKNDYIEMLQGAYKEVISRAGVFSSAVKELDSALPEMLTHFLETLIGAERKVNGRLIVSVIKKSLDSLHELSRVVFRVNPDDLDTVRQAFPDYDSVADPAITQGGLRIDTSIGEMDYTIETMLENFKKLIYEELESTQTDKR
- a CDS encoding MotE family protein; amino-acid sequence: MNKPLLTALLVLTAVLTAQAQSIVDIQSLAARLEAKEQELNKKETALADKEKRLKALEEELIAKENELNAIKDTISKRLNEVQSSEDKNLDALARIYSSTKPKSAAEIFVKMDTDKAVQLIRRIPPMNAGKIMAALGKIDAEKASQITEKLTPEKVNLGQ
- the fliE gene encoding flagellar hook-basal body complex protein FliE, whose product is MAEINNINFLLPNKLDDSSSSKPAGTQSESGADFSALLKDALSSVNDAQLEANEAVQKVLSGETKDIHSTMIALQKADVSLKLMLEVKNKIVEAYQEVMRTQV
- a CDS encoding pyruvate, water dikinase regulatory protein: MKRIYILSDGTGQSALNIMKAALLQFEDPQVKFTIYSMVDKLDKLKAILEHARVDNGFVAFTTVIKEFRETIHKFCHENGILHYDILGPPIDKLEEFLGRKAMESPGVLRKVDEKYFKRIDAVEFTLSHDDGKIVTGLDEADIIVLGLSRTSKTPTSFFLAQQGFKVVNIPLVPEVPIPEEVFKVDPNKVVCLIMDPEVLQKVRTARLKHYKTQSKYNDMRKIFEEVEFVYELIRKNRRWHIVDTTNKSIEETAREIIHSVFGRDMEL
- the fliF gene encoding flagellar basal-body MS-ring/collar protein FliF, which encodes MALQDVVTQFKDIFEKLTLVQKISIGAALAAVLVTLGVLIIWANRPVYKTLYANMNSDDAPLVIQKLKEGNVPYRLKEGGGTVEVPQELVYDTRLELAREGLPKGGGAGFELFDKSSYGMTEFLQDVNYQRALQGELARTISSLNEIEEARIHLTIPKNRLFISEEESAKAAVVIKLKRGAELNREQVKAISSLVSGSVKGLIPENVQVVDTTGRLLSDFLGEENSPVMMTQTQLEYQKRIERELESKLYGILSRTLGETGAVAKVTAEIDFSKRETSKEEFGREPVIRSSENIETISTNAPGGPQGVPGVESNLAEPQVLGGNTNSSYEHTEERSNFEIDKTVTKEIKAFGTIKKISVAVVVDNKNVFRKDEATGNQITESVPRTQEELNSIRALVATAVGFDQARGDQVEVNNISFDTSAQQQEQLLLQREKTVELITIASKYALAVIILLLFYFAVVRRILKKLDKTVTYNDDGTITVTSALDSVDVTLKGSAGFPKTLEELEREVEQELDESIPMNTDAVKSKVMLKKIEEFCEEDPEGAANIIKSMLKG
- the fliI gene encoding flagellar protein export ATPase FliI → MKNLNRLRQINAKEEIVISGRVTKIIGLTIEADGPLLGIGTRCAIEGSDGRTVLSEIIGFNDNRIILMPYGDSEGIAPGSRVHNTALGNTVKVSENMLGRILNGLGEPIDGKGPIQDYELVKVYSSPPLPLEREIIRESISTGVKAIDALMTCGSGQRVGIFAGSGVGKSVLLGMIARNTEADVNVIALIGERGREVREFVERDLGPEGLARSVVIVATSDQSALVRKLGAFVATAVAEYFRAKGKNVMFMMDSVTRFAMAQREIGLTVGEPPTSKGYTPSVFALLPKLLERAGTKRGEGAVTGLYTVLVEGDDMNDPIADSVRSIIDGHIVLDRLLAARNHYPAIDILMSASRLMKEIITKEDFASAGRFRDLLSAYREAEDLINIGAYVRGSNPRIDEAIAKINRINEFLRQGIDENFTLEEARTKLNEITAG
- the fliJ gene encoding flagellar export protein FliJ — its product is MNAKFRLEKVLEHRERIFELEKNKLAEFESRLRTLTAQLTDMLETEKQKHAEKEEAKISGQMQFVRMYDAYILKLEGHRKTMERMVHDARLVVERQKKKTVQAMNNHKIMLKLKEKHVKDYSAYLDKEEMKMIDELIVSRSGRNE
- a CDS encoding peptidase U32 family protein, whose protein sequence is MSVELLSPAGNFEKLKYAVRYGADAVYLAGTGYGLRAKAGNFGMDDLGEALSFLHSQGKKGYVTVNAYLRNAEFDGLREYLYNLESVRPDAMIVSDPGVFKVIRDMKLKTPVHISTQSNVTNLAAVDFWAELGAERVILARELSAEEIAYICKNAKAEIEVFVHGAMCISMSGRCLISNYMTGRDANAGMCTHPCRWKYSLVEETRPGEYFPVVEDERGTYFYNSKDLCLIEYIGELVKAGVKSIKIEGRMKSVMYVALVTGAYRQALDWAMADPDSYEAREEWVRMLKSVTHRSYTAGFYKGDTDSSSMNYANANYIQESEFLGSVENGEMLAKNKFLAGEELEFVTPFLEVLPYKVTNLTDEQGAPVEGTRPNYRYSMELPDELPDGSILRRWKV
- the fliG gene encoding flagellar motor switch protein FliG codes for the protein MSLSSSGIRKAAAVLIALGEEISSSIFAHLDDDEVQEISKEIAMTKIIPPEEMDETIEEFYNMMLAKKFIAKGGLEYAKSVLVKSLGPERARKIIDRLTKMMEQSSGFEFLTKIDPKQLAKFIQTEHPQTIALILAHLDPSHAAESLAQLPEELKAEITLRIANLQDISPTVVKTLSRVLEERFESLSSYNVEVGGVKSVAEIFNRMDRVTSKATLEKLEKEAPELVAAIRDMMFVFEDIRELNDVAIQEILKKADKKALTLALKGADDDTKERFFRNMSKRAVETMREEMDYMGPVKLKEVEKAQHEIVAIVRELDEEGVINLGGGEEEQYV
- a CDS encoding O-methyltransferase gives rise to the protein MRNDILIPGILEYIRSTVRAKNEDMHDYAKKHDVPSVEPETGELLRLLASVLKPASVLEIGSGIGTSTTYIKQGCPKAKITGIDHNPNRIAVAKTLCIELENVEFINESAFTYLNRTNDNYDMVFIDSVKRIYPLMWQTVKTRVNKGGLVIFDDVLLFGMLAMETAEVPRKYRQGRDELLSFIEEIKNDMPASSTLLPVGSGVLLVNF